A region of Catharus ustulatus isolate bCatUst1 chromosome 9, bCatUst1.pri.v2, whole genome shotgun sequence DNA encodes the following proteins:
- the HYI gene encoding putative hydroxypyruvate isomerase, which translates to MALRFSANLSWLFPELPALPARLEAAAAAGFGAVEAAWPAGCPAQELRAAAERARVRIALLNTPPGDPEAGELGLAAVPGRQAAFRQALEAAVRYARAVGCPRIHVMAGRVPLGTERAAVAGEMETTFIENLRYAADLLSQEDMIGLLEPINNRITDPRYYLNTPHQAAAILDKVGRPNLKLQLDLFHCQIMDGNLSRNLETYFPLIGHIQIAQVPGRHEPDSPGELNFPYIFELLESLGYTGYVGCEYAPKGDTLEGLGWLRSYWESRGLQHGGTSEAAK; encoded by the exons aTGGCGCTGCGCTTCTCCGCCAACCTCTCATGGCTGTTCCCGGAGCTCCCGGCGCTGCCGGCGCGGCTggaagcggcggcggccgccgggTTCGGAGCGGTGGAGGCGGCTTGGCCGGCGGGCTGCCCGGCGCAGGAGCTGCGGGCCGCGGCGGAGCGGGCGCGGGTGCGGATCGCGCTCCTCAACACGCCCCCCG GGGACCCGGAGGCGGGCGAGCTGGGGCTGGCGGCCGTGCCCGGGCGGCAGGCAGCCTTCCGGCAGGCCCTGGAGGCGGCCGTGCGCTACGCCAGGGCTGTGGGCTGCCCCAG GATTCATGTGATGGCTGGGCGGGtgcccctgggcacagagcGGGCTGCAGTGGCAGGTGAGATGGAAACCACCTTCATTGAGAATCTCAGATATGCTGCTGACCTCCTGTCCCAG GAAGACATGATTGGACTGTTGGAGCCTATTAACAACCGCATCACTGACCCTCGCTACTATCTGAACACCCCACACCAAG CTGCTGCCATCCTGGACAAAGTGGGACGGCCCAACctgaagctgcagctg GACCTTTTTCACTGCCAGATCATGGATGGCAATTTGTCACGCAACCTGGAGACCTACTTCCCACTCATTG GTCATATCCAGATTGCACAGGTACCAGGGCGGCACGAGCCcgacagccctggggagctgaaCTTCCCCTACATCTTCGAGCTCCTGGAGTCCCTTGGCTACACTGGCTACGTGGGGTGCGAGTATGCTCCAAAGG gagacaCCCTGGAAGGTCTGGGCTGGCTGCGATCCTACTGGGAAAGCCGAGGGCTGCAGCATGGTGGGACCAGCGAGGCAGCCAagtaa